The Deltaproteobacteria bacterium genome has a segment encoding these proteins:
- a CDS encoding NADH-quinone oxidoreductase subunit H encodes MTASILYWVLAVVLAPLLLGVINRTKAFFGGRKGQPLLQAYYDLFKLMRKGAVYSRTATWIFRAGPLIGLAVLLAVMATVPAGGLRATFAFQGDFVFLAYSLGLMRFFTVLAALDTGSAFEGMGAAREMQFALLAEPVLFSGLAVLAAGTGQFNLSGIYGRLWSEGTLPASASVLLVAMALLMVLLAENARIPVDDPTTHLELTMIHELMVLDHGGVDLAFIQYGAALKLWLFAALLAGLAIPLRTGRPMLDLAVHIGGVFIAAVIVGIIESTMARLRLLRVPQMLVVALALTLAAFFWILR; translated from the coding sequence TTGACGGCATCCATTCTCTACTGGGTTTTGGCGGTAGTGCTGGCGCCGCTGCTGCTGGGCGTCATCAACCGGACCAAAGCTTTTTTCGGCGGACGCAAAGGCCAGCCGCTTCTGCAGGCCTACTATGATCTATTCAAATTGATGAGAAAAGGCGCGGTCTACAGCCGGACCGCCACCTGGATATTCCGAGCAGGGCCGCTGATCGGGCTGGCCGTTCTTCTGGCGGTCATGGCCACTGTCCCGGCAGGAGGACTCAGGGCGACATTTGCCTTTCAGGGGGACTTTGTTTTTCTGGCCTATTCCTTGGGTCTGATGCGTTTCTTCACGGTCCTGGCCGCTCTGGATACGGGATCGGCCTTCGAAGGAATGGGGGCCGCCCGGGAGATGCAGTTTGCGCTTCTGGCCGAGCCGGTTCTCTTTTCCGGGCTGGCGGTGTTGGCTGCCGGCACCGGCCAGTTCAACCTCTCCGGCATTTACGGCCGCCTCTGGTCTGAAGGCACGCTCCCCGCCAGTGCTTCGGTCCTGCTGGTGGCCATGGCGTTGTTGATGGTGCTGCTGGCCGAAAATGCCCGCATCCCGGTGGACGACCCCACGACCCATCTGGAGTTGACCATGATTCATGAACTCATGGTGCTGGACCACGGCGGAGTGGATCTGGCGTTCATTCAATACGGCGCCGCCCTGAAATTGTGGCTGTTCGCCGCACTGCTGGCGGGCCTGGCAATACCTCTACGCACGGGACGACCGATGTTGGATCTGGCCGTCCATATTGGTGGGGTTTTTATTGCGGCGGTGATCGTCGGAATTATCGAATCGACCATGGCCCGCCTCCGCCTCTTGCGTGTGCCGCAGATGCTGGTGGTGGCCCTGGCCCTTACACTGGCGGCATTCTTCTGGATACTGAGGTGA
- a CDS encoding 4Fe-4S dicluster domain-containing protein, producing the protein MLRTLKTRFQQKYRTMTYPGGPAPELPARFAGRPVLRDDACNADCGACMTVCPTNAIALARERSSVTLDTGRCLFCRACEKACPQGLIRFTRDYSSASPTREGLVIGGGVDHTIQARNEPAAKFFVRSLKLRQVSAGGCNACEADCNVLGTPAWDMGRFGIQFVASPRHADGLLITGPVTVNMRLALEKTYAAVPDPKIVIAVGACAVSGGPFIGHAEQHNGAVSVVPVDLFIPGCPPHPLSILDGILKLLERI; encoded by the coding sequence ATGCTGAGAACACTCAAAACACGATTTCAACAGAAATATCGCACCATGACCTATCCGGGCGGCCCGGCTCCGGAGCTGCCTGCCCGGTTCGCGGGAAGACCCGTGCTTCGAGACGATGCCTGCAACGCCGATTGCGGCGCATGCATGACCGTGTGTCCTACGAACGCCATAGCCCTTGCGCGCGAAAGAAGCTCCGTGACACTGGATACCGGCCGGTGCCTTTTCTGCCGGGCCTGTGAAAAGGCCTGCCCCCAGGGCTTGATCCGGTTCACCCGGGATTACTCTTCGGCATCCCCCACACGAGAGGGATTGGTCATCGGAGGCGGGGTCGATCATACGATACAAGCTCGCAACGAACCGGCCGCCAAATTCTTTGTCCGCTCCCTCAAACTTCGGCAAGTCTCAGCCGGCGGCTGCAACGCCTGCGAGGCCGATTGCAACGTGCTCGGTACGCCGGCCTGGGATATGGGCCGTTTTGGGATTCAATTCGTCGCCTCGCCACGGCACGCCGACGGACTGCTGATCACCGGTCCGGTGACCGTCAACATGCGTCTTGCTCTGGAAAAAACGTACGCGGCCGTCCCTGATCCCAAGATCGTCATTGCTGTGGGAGCCTGCGCCGTGTCCGGTGGGCCCTTCATTGGTCATGCCGAACAGCACAACGGTGCTGTGTCCGTCGTCCCGGTGGACCTCTTTATTCCCGGCTGCCCGCCGCATCCACTGTCCATTCTTGATGGGATCTTGAAATTGTTGGAGAGGATTTGA
- a CDS encoding NADH-quinone oxidoreductase subunit C — translation MIGNNETISLEAIPAVPFERFRQAVIAAVAYGARLSAMPVRPSADNGELTIIAVLSFPENSEIGLLTGALFDRWPSLTPDCAAAHWFEREIAEQWGITPEGHPWLKPIRFEPPRGHAAGCPETAPVGVTDFFSMEGEESHEVAVGPVHAGVIEPGHFRFLCHGETVYHLEISLGYQHRGIERAMIGGPGPRTVHYMETLAGDTTIGHVMAYSHAVEALAGIQVPPRAEVIRVIAAELERMANHIGDLGAMAGDVGFLPTMNYCGRIRGDVLNMTAALCGNRFGRGLIRPAGVEWDLDSELIDDLSARLEAVQKDVIAAVTLMLDTPSVMARFESTGVVSVDTARRIGLVGVAARACGLARDVRFEFPYGLYRLAHLPVNTWHSGDCFGRAQVRWLEVQASIDFIRQRLQELPKGPLSRDLPALKSDALAVSLVEGWRGEICHVAGTDKEGRFAFYKVVDPSFHNWFGLALALRRQQISDFPLCNKSFNLSYCGHDL, via the coding sequence ATGATCGGAAACAACGAAACCATAAGTCTGGAGGCCATCCCCGCGGTCCCCTTCGAACGGTTCCGTCAGGCGGTTATCGCGGCTGTTGCATACGGCGCGCGTCTTTCGGCCATGCCGGTCCGGCCCTCCGCCGACAACGGCGAATTGACAATAATCGCCGTATTGAGCTTTCCGGAAAATTCCGAGATTGGGCTCCTGACCGGCGCCCTCTTCGATCGATGGCCCTCGCTGACGCCTGATTGCGCGGCGGCGCATTGGTTCGAACGGGAAATCGCCGAGCAATGGGGAATAACTCCTGAAGGCCATCCCTGGCTCAAGCCAATCCGTTTCGAACCTCCGCGCGGTCATGCGGCCGGTTGTCCGGAAACCGCTCCCGTGGGAGTGACAGACTTCTTTTCGATGGAAGGCGAGGAAAGCCACGAAGTGGCGGTCGGTCCGGTGCACGCCGGTGTCATCGAGCCCGGCCATTTCCGTTTCCTGTGCCACGGCGAAACCGTGTATCACCTTGAGATTTCTCTGGGCTACCAGCATCGGGGCATCGAGCGGGCCATGATCGGAGGTCCGGGCCCCCGCACGGTTCATTACATGGAGACCCTCGCCGGGGACACCACCATCGGACATGTCATGGCCTATAGTCACGCCGTGGAAGCGCTGGCGGGCATTCAGGTTCCGCCCCGAGCCGAGGTAATCCGGGTGATTGCCGCCGAGTTGGAGCGAATGGCCAACCACATCGGTGACTTGGGCGCGATGGCCGGTGATGTGGGGTTCTTGCCGACCATGAATTATTGCGGTCGAATTCGCGGCGATGTGCTGAATATGACAGCCGCCTTGTGCGGAAACCGCTTTGGCCGCGGACTGATCCGGCCGGCTGGTGTGGAATGGGATCTGGATTCCGAGCTGATCGATGATCTGTCGGCACGCCTGGAAGCCGTTCAAAAGGATGTGATTGCAGCGGTGACGCTCATGCTCGATACTCCTTCGGTGATGGCGCGTTTCGAGTCGACCGGTGTTGTATCCGTCGATACCGCCCGGCGAATCGGGCTGGTAGGAGTAGCCGCCCGGGCGTGTGGACTGGCTCGGGACGTACGCTTCGAATTTCCGTACGGATTATACCGGCTGGCGCATCTGCCGGTGAATACCTGGCACAGCGGTGATTGCTTCGGCCGCGCCCAGGTTCGCTGGTTGGAGGTTCAAGCATCGATCGACTTCATCCGCCAACGCTTGCAGGAGCTTCCGAAGGGGCCCCTTAGCCGGGACTTACCGGCATTGAAATCCGATGCCCTAGCGGTCAGTCTGGTGGAAGGATGGCGAGGTGAGATCTGCCACGTGGCCGGTACGGACAAGGAAGGCCGTTTTGCTTTTTACAAAGTGGTCGACCCGTCGTTTCACAATTGGTTTGGTCTGGCCCTGGCCTTGCGCCGGCAGCAGATTTCCGATTTTCCATTGTGTAACAAAAGCTTCAACCTGTCTTATTGTGGTCACGATCTATAG
- a CDS encoding hydrogenase yields MAIWTDVFVLGLVLTNFRLLSSSRLAAMIETMVLQAIALTVIPLTLADHPWPLRLMTLSLVTLTVKGVLLPWLLRRSMRAADVQREIEPFIGYTVSILTGIALLGLAFLIAQPLKAATGPGLASLLPGALFSILTGLLIIVSRRKALTQVVGYLVMENGIYAFGAALAVKEPLLVEMGVLLDVFVAVFVMGITIYQINREFDHIDTDRLSELKD; encoded by the coding sequence ATGGCGATCTGGACCGATGTGTTTGTTTTGGGCTTGGTGTTGACCAATTTCCGGCTGCTGTCCTCGAGCCGACTGGCAGCCATGATTGAGACCATGGTGCTGCAGGCAATTGCCCTGACCGTGATTCCCCTGACCTTGGCCGACCACCCTTGGCCTCTTCGGCTTATGACGCTTTCGCTGGTAACCCTGACGGTCAAGGGGGTGCTGTTGCCCTGGCTCCTGCGCCGAAGCATGCGTGCAGCGGACGTACAACGGGAGATTGAACCCTTTATTGGCTATACCGTGTCCATTCTCACCGGCATCGCCTTGCTCGGTCTGGCGTTTCTGATTGCCCAGCCGTTGAAAGCAGCCACGGGGCCTGGTCTGGCATCATTGCTCCCCGGTGCCCTGTTCAGCATTCTGACCGGTCTGTTGATCATCGTCTCGCGCCGCAAAGCGCTGACCCAGGTGGTTGGGTACCTGGTCATGGAAAACGGGATCTATGCCTTCGGCGCGGCGCTCGCGGTCAAGGAACCTTTGCTGGTGGAAATGGGCGTACTGCTTGACGTGTTCGTGGCGGTCTTCGTTATGGGGATTACCATCTACCAGATCAACCGAGAATTCGACCATATCGATACCGACCGCTTGTCAGAACTGAAGGATTGA
- a CDS encoding hydrogenase — MSMGLSLLSLLVLTAGGIACSFLRGSSRAASRLGAAVSVTGAVLSLWPAAEVLFTGRTLTLRLAWQAPFGSFYVAVDPLTALFIVLISVVSALAAIYGVGYLKAYEERRDIGTAWTFFNLLIAGMLLVVMARNGILFIMAWEGMSLSSFFLVMFEHEKASVREAGWIYLTAAHLGAACLLALFVLLGGAHANLDFDRLAAPSGALMAGVLFVLAVLGFGAKAGFFPLHIWLPEAHPAAPSHVSAVMSGVMIKTGIYGLVRILSLMGPPPSWWGWTLLIIGAISGVLGVLYALAQHDLKRLLAYHSVENIGIICLGLGLWLLGSAFRSPELAALGILGGLLHVCNHAIFKSLLFLGAGAVKQGAHTLEIDRLGGLQKLMPNTAVSFLIGAVAICGLPPLNGFVSELLIYMGAFNAVTSAAVDRGLVVAGMTTLLALSMIGGLAAACFAKVYGVAFLGSPRSEGALHAQERPYTMRRPMVVLAGLCVLLGLGAPLGVGLVYPAAAQLLGESAAAAASVSVRPWLVSVSLGGGIIVTITIVLAGFRRRLFNGRSISEGPTWDCGYAAPTARMQYTASSFAWPIINMFRWIVRPRMVERMDVGDFPQQAYLASHTADPFRQHLFAPLFRAVASLSRSLRWLQQGRNQLYVLYIAVTALVLLVLKLR, encoded by the coding sequence ATGAGCATGGGATTAAGTCTACTCTCGCTGCTGGTGCTGACCGCAGGCGGTATCGCCTGTTCTTTTCTCCGGGGTTCATCGAGAGCTGCATCCCGCTTGGGCGCTGCCGTCAGTGTGACCGGGGCGGTTCTGTCTCTATGGCCGGCGGCCGAGGTGTTGTTCACCGGTCGAACGTTGACCCTGCGGCTAGCATGGCAGGCGCCCTTTGGAAGCTTCTATGTCGCCGTCGACCCCCTTACAGCCCTTTTTATCGTTCTGATTTCCGTTGTCAGCGCCCTGGCGGCGATCTACGGAGTGGGTTATCTCAAAGCCTACGAGGAACGCAGAGATATTGGGACGGCGTGGACATTTTTCAACCTGCTGATTGCAGGAATGTTGCTGGTGGTGATGGCGCGGAACGGCATCTTATTTATCATGGCCTGGGAAGGCATGTCCCTGTCGTCGTTCTTCCTGGTGATGTTCGAACACGAAAAAGCTTCAGTGCGCGAAGCGGGCTGGATTTATCTGACCGCCGCGCATCTGGGAGCAGCCTGCCTGCTGGCGTTGTTTGTGCTGCTTGGCGGAGCACATGCGAATCTTGACTTCGACCGGCTCGCCGCTCCTTCCGGCGCGCTCATGGCGGGTGTGCTGTTTGTGCTGGCGGTCTTGGGTTTTGGCGCCAAGGCTGGTTTCTTCCCACTGCATATCTGGCTGCCGGAAGCCCACCCGGCGGCGCCGTCGCATGTCTCGGCAGTGATGAGCGGAGTGATGATCAAGACCGGCATTTACGGTCTGGTTCGCATTCTGTCGCTGATGGGGCCGCCGCCGAGCTGGTGGGGCTGGACCCTGCTGATCATCGGCGCGATCTCGGGCGTTCTTGGCGTGCTGTACGCTCTGGCCCAGCATGACCTCAAGCGCCTGCTGGCTTACCACAGCGTCGAGAATATCGGCATCATCTGCCTGGGGCTCGGATTGTGGCTGCTGGGCAGCGCCTTCCGAAGTCCGGAGTTGGCCGCTTTGGGGATATTGGGCGGGTTGCTGCACGTCTGTAATCATGCCATCTTCAAAAGCCTGCTTTTTCTCGGGGCAGGCGCAGTGAAACAAGGTGCCCATACGCTCGAAATCGATCGTCTCGGCGGGTTGCAGAAACTCATGCCGAACACCGCTGTGTCCTTCCTGATCGGCGCGGTGGCCATCTGCGGGCTTCCTCCGTTAAATGGATTTGTCAGCGAGCTGCTCATCTACATGGGGGCCTTCAACGCCGTTACGTCGGCAGCCGTCGATCGTGGTCTCGTGGTCGCAGGCATGACTACACTGCTCGCCCTCAGCATGATCGGCGGCTTGGCGGCGGCTTGTTTCGCGAAGGTGTACGGTGTTGCCTTTTTGGGATCCCCGCGATCCGAGGGCGCTCTGCATGCCCAAGAGCGCCCCTATACCATGCGGCGCCCCATGGTGGTGCTGGCCGGGTTGTGCGTCCTTCTTGGTCTGGGGGCTCCACTGGGCGTGGGGCTGGTTTACCCGGCGGCCGCGCAGCTGCTGGGGGAATCAGCCGCAGCGGCCGCGTCCGTCTCCGTTCGACCTTGGCTAGTCTCCGTCAGTTTGGGGGGTGGCATCATTGTCACGATAACGATCGTTTTGGCGGGTTTCCGACGCCGACTGTTTAACGGCCGATCGATCTCCGAAGGGCCGACTTGGGACTGCGGCTACGCCGCCCCGACGGCCCGCATGCAATATACCGCATCCTCTTTTGCCTGGCCGATCATCAACATGTTCCGCTGGATAGTTCGACCCCGAATGGTGGAGCGCATGGATGTCGGTGATTTTCCGCAGCAGGCGTACCTGGCCTCGCACACCGCCGACCCTTTCCGACAGCATCTTTTCGCGCCGCTGTTCCGAGCCGTCGCAAGCCTGTCCCGCAGCCTGCGCTGGCTGCAGCAGGGCCGCAACCAGCTCTATGTGCTTTACATTGCGGTTACCGCTCTCGTTCTATTGGTGCTGAAGCTGAGGTGA
- a CDS encoding CoA-binding protein produces the protein MNWEKLFKPRSIAVVGASTKTGLNINMFFSSLVTAKFPGRLYPVNRNATEVLGYTAYRSVRDIPDAVDYVIIAVPRAGIIQVIEDCIAKQVPVAHIFTAGFGETTTPEGEKLNRELKDLISGRIRLIGPNCVGIYCPASHMAYLPNQPIVPGDIGFVSQSGGHNSLFVATATSQGLYFSKAVSVGNAMDLGVNDFLEYLEGDPDSRIIGVYVEGMRNDQGRRFLELVRRISPKKPVMIMKAGRGEAGARAAASHTGSMAGTYSIWEDMAAQANAVLVDDYTEMADFVWAYKCIERLSGLRAGVVAGGGGNSVWTGDTLSTLGLTLPPLSTDTQKKILSLTDAVGTIARNPVDPNFSMFDPEAQYGVFTTLDAQPDIDFLVNVGVFDFLYHQTVASGLVTAGELIQDYVLRLDTIRARVEKPFVSVAFHVSENADMTAILNRVKHEARAKGIPCYSSLERMAAAMWRLHGYLVRRNGAGGNA, from the coding sequence ATGAATTGGGAAAAGCTTTTCAAGCCCCGCTCCATTGCTGTGGTAGGAGCTTCCACGAAAACGGGGCTGAACATCAATATGTTCTTTTCTTCTCTGGTAACAGCCAAGTTTCCAGGCCGGCTCTACCCGGTAAATCGTAATGCCACGGAGGTCCTCGGCTATACGGCTTACCGCTCGGTACGGGATATTCCCGACGCGGTGGATTATGTGATCATCGCCGTGCCCCGAGCCGGCATTATCCAGGTGATCGAGGACTGCATCGCCAAACAGGTTCCCGTGGCCCACATATTCACCGCGGGGTTCGGGGAAACCACCACCCCCGAGGGAGAAAAGCTGAACAGGGAACTGAAAGATCTGATTTCAGGCCGTATCCGGCTGATCGGGCCGAATTGCGTGGGTATTTATTGTCCGGCATCGCACATGGCGTACCTGCCGAATCAGCCTATCGTTCCAGGAGATATCGGCTTCGTTTCCCAGTCCGGAGGACATAATTCCCTATTCGTGGCCACGGCTACGTCCCAGGGGCTTTACTTCTCGAAGGCCGTCAGTGTGGGCAACGCCATGGACTTGGGAGTCAACGACTTCCTCGAGTACCTCGAGGGGGACCCGGACTCCCGCATCATCGGAGTGTACGTGGAAGGCATGCGAAACGACCAGGGCCGTCGGTTTCTCGAGCTGGTGCGCAGGATCTCCCCGAAAAAACCGGTCATGATCATGAAGGCGGGCCGGGGTGAAGCGGGAGCCCGCGCCGCCGCCAGCCACACGGGTTCCATGGCGGGGACCTACTCGATATGGGAGGATATGGCGGCTCAGGCCAATGCCGTGCTCGTGGACGATTACACGGAGATGGCGGATTTCGTCTGGGCCTACAAGTGCATCGAGCGCCTTTCCGGCCTCAGGGCAGGCGTGGTGGCCGGAGGTGGAGGAAACTCGGTCTGGACCGGAGACACACTTTCCACTCTGGGACTCACATTGCCCCCCCTGAGCACGGATACGCAAAAGAAGATCTTGTCGCTCACCGACGCAGTGGGAACGATCGCCCGAAACCCCGTGGACCCCAACTTCTCCATGTTCGATCCGGAAGCGCAGTACGGGGTTTTCACCACATTGGACGCTCAACCGGATATCGATTTCCTGGTCAACGTGGGCGTATTCGACTTCCTGTACCATCAAACCGTGGCTTCCGGCCTCGTTACCGCCGGAGAGCTCATACAGGACTATGTGCTGCGCCTCGACACCATTCGCGCGCGGGTGGAAAAACCTTTTGTGAGTGTGGCCTTTCATGTGTCCGAGAACGCGGACATGACCGCCATTCTGAACCGGGTCAAGCACGAAGCCCGCGCCAAAGGGATCCCCTGCTATTCCAGTCTCGAGCGCATGGCCGCGGCCATGTGGCGGCTCCATGGGTATCTGGTGCGCCGCAACGGCGCCGGTGGGAACGCCTGA
- a CDS encoding DUF4405 domain-containing protein — protein MDKQSILRKVNAIMAVVLLLQPLSGFLLAGTDWEFFEGMHVIGGITLLAFAAIHLWLNWGWVRMNFLKKAK, from the coding sequence ATGGACAAACAGAGCATCTTGAGAAAAGTCAATGCGATTATGGCCGTTGTTTTGTTGCTCCAACCCCTTTCCGGATTCCTCCTTGCCGGCACGGATTGGGAGTTCTTCGAGGGCATGCACGTCATTGGAGGAATCACGTTGCTGGCGTTTGCGGCGATCCACCTTTGGTTGAACTGGGGCTGGGTCCGTATGAATTTTCTGAAGAAGGCAAAGTAG
- a CDS encoding NADH dehydrogenase FAD-containing subunit codes for MLLSIVAIPAVLGAAAFFISSRRLRRAMLLLGSGGHVAAVAVNAVRPAAVEPGAWVGLDATGLLFLAVTSILFAAVAVYTAGYLGRESGRIVNDAEEGFAFYNWPEAKFIGCLLLFLATMSLVCISRDLGLLWVAVEATTLVSAPLIGFHRHHRSLEATWKYLMICSVGIAMALLGNFFLAYAGHGQVHLNLDDLLSKAAGLDPLWLKAAFLMLLVGYGTKMGLAPMHTWLPDAHSEAPSMVSTLLSGTLLNCAFLGILRGNSVLNAAGLGTFSGELLVFFGLLSMSIAAVFIVGQVDYKRMLAYSSIEHMGILSLGVGLGGLSGVGAMLHAACHSLTKGMLFLCAGQLLHVYGAKTAADVRHALHSLPITAFLWMAGFLAITGSPPFGLFISELTILKGALESGRWAVAAGYLAALGIIFIAMARVVLPMVFGSTREPAATTGDASYAREPRWFVIPAASLGIGVVFLGLYMPPAIWDFLSRAAQLAGGR; via the coding sequence ATGCTGTTGAGTATTGTTGCGATTCCCGCGGTTCTCGGAGCCGCGGCTTTCTTCATTTCCTCCCGGCGTCTGCGCCGGGCCATGCTGCTGCTCGGCAGCGGCGGGCACGTCGCTGCGGTCGCCGTAAACGCCGTGCGCCCAGCGGCCGTCGAACCCGGAGCGTGGGTCGGCCTCGACGCCACGGGCCTGCTGTTCTTGGCGGTCACCAGCATCCTATTCGCCGCTGTTGCCGTTTATACCGCCGGCTATCTCGGACGCGAATCGGGTCGTATTGTCAATGACGCGGAAGAAGGTTTCGCTTTTTACAATTGGCCGGAAGCGAAATTCATCGGCTGCCTGCTGCTATTTCTCGCCACCATGAGCCTGGTCTGCATCAGTCGGGATCTGGGCTTGCTGTGGGTGGCGGTCGAAGCGACCACGTTGGTCAGTGCGCCGCTCATCGGCTTTCACCGGCATCACCGCAGTCTGGAAGCGACCTGGAAGTACCTGATGATCTGCTCGGTGGGAATAGCCATGGCCCTTTTGGGCAATTTCTTCCTGGCATACGCCGGCCATGGTCAGGTGCATCTCAACCTGGACGATCTTTTGTCCAAAGCCGCCGGCCTGGACCCCTTGTGGCTTAAAGCCGCATTCCTCATGTTGCTCGTCGGCTACGGCACAAAGATGGGGCTTGCCCCCATGCATACCTGGTTGCCCGATGCCCATAGCGAGGCCCCGTCCATGGTCTCGACGCTGCTCTCGGGGACCTTGCTCAACTGCGCCTTTCTGGGCATCTTGCGAGGAAACAGCGTGCTGAATGCCGCTGGATTGGGGACGTTCAGCGGCGAGCTGCTGGTCTTTTTCGGGCTGCTTTCCATGTCGATCGCCGCCGTGTTTATTGTCGGGCAGGTCGACTACAAGCGGATGTTGGCTTACTCGAGTATCGAGCACATGGGAATCCTCTCCCTCGGCGTGGGCCTTGGAGGTCTGTCCGGCGTCGGCGCCATGCTCCACGCGGCCTGCCATTCGTTGACGAAAGGGATGCTGTTCCTGTGCGCCGGACAGCTGCTGCACGTCTATGGCGCCAAAACCGCGGCCGACGTTCGCCATGCACTGCATTCCCTCCCTATAACCGCTTTCCTGTGGATGGCCGGGTTTCTCGCAATCACGGGTTCGCCGCCGTTCGGTCTGTTCATCAGCGAACTGACCATTCTCAAAGGGGCATTGGAAAGCGGGCGCTGGGCCGTTGCGGCCGGATACCTGGCGGCCCTGGGAATCATTTTCATTGCCATGGCGCGGGTCGTTTTGCCGATGGTCTTCGGTTCGACCCGGGAGCCGGCGGCAACGACCGGCGACGCATCTTATGCCCGCGAACCTCGCTGGTTCGTTATCCCGGCGGCGAGTCTGGGCATCGGAGTCGTTTTCTTGGGTCTGTACATGCCCCCGGCCATCTGGGACTTTCTGTCTCGGGCCGCCCAATTGGCAGGAGGGCGCTGA
- a CDS encoding PTS sugar transporter subunit IIA, translating to MKLRIKDAAALLHVSEKTIYRWVAQAKLPFHRISNQYRFNRAELLEWATSNRVPISPRILEEPEGAVVPSLAEALQTGGIHYRVEGRDKAAVLNSVVNILALPQEVDREFLYQVLLARESLGSTAIGGGIAIPHVRNPIALHVPRPLVALCFLEHAIDFQAIDGRPVHTLFTIVSPTIKAHLNLLSKLSFGLRASEFADAVARIDSRDTILQAASLLDAHLAEKIKFEVKQPS from the coding sequence ATGAAGCTTCGAATCAAAGACGCGGCCGCCTTACTTCACGTGTCGGAGAAGACCATCTATCGTTGGGTCGCGCAGGCCAAGCTGCCGTTTCATCGAATCAGCAATCAATACCGCTTCAATCGAGCGGAATTACTGGAGTGGGCGACATCCAACCGAGTGCCGATCTCGCCCCGAATCCTGGAGGAGCCGGAGGGCGCCGTGGTCCCTTCGTTGGCCGAAGCCCTGCAAACCGGCGGTATTCATTACCGTGTGGAGGGCCGCGATAAAGCGGCGGTACTGAACAGTGTGGTGAACATCCTGGCGCTACCCCAGGAGGTGGATCGCGAATTTCTGTATCAGGTTCTGCTGGCTCGTGAATCACTGGGTTCCACGGCCATCGGCGGCGGAATCGCCATCCCTCATGTGAGAAATCCCATCGCCTTGCACGTACCCCGGCCGTTGGTGGCTCTGTGTTTCTTGGAGCACGCCATTGACTTCCAGGCCATCGACGGACGTCCGGTGCATACGCTTTTCACTATTGTCAGTCCGACCATCAAAGCTCACCTCAATCTGCTTTCCAAGCTTTCCTTTGGACTGCGCGCTTCGGAATTTGCCGATGCCGTTGCGCGAATCGACTCACGGGACACCATCCTGCAGGCCGCGAGCCTGTTGGATGCTCATCTAGCGGAGAAGATCAAGTTCGAGGTGAAACAACCGTCATGA